In Polaribacter sp. Hel_I_88, the following proteins share a genomic window:
- a CDS encoding PIN domain-containing protein produces the protein MQYLLDTNTCVFFLRGKLKLDEIIRSKGVENCFISELTVFELKYGAENSENKKKSHQAVTKFINGLSVIPIYGVVEKYAEEKVRLRKNGTPMHDEFDLIIGITAIFNNLTLVTDNVKDFKYLNELKIENWFERK, from the coding sequence ATGCAGTATTTATTAGACACTAATACTTGTGTGTTTTTTCTTCGTGGAAAATTGAAGCTTGACGAAATAATAAGAAGCAAAGGAGTTGAAAATTGCTTTATTTCTGAATTAACTGTGTTTGAATTAAAATATGGTGCTGAAAATAGTGAGAATAAAAAAAAATCTCATCAAGCAGTTACTAAATTTATAAATGGTTTATCAGTAATTCCAATTTATGGAGTTGTAGAAAAATATGCTGAAGAAAAAGTTAGATTAAGAAAAAATGGTACACCAATGCATGACGAATTTGATTTAATAATTGGAATAACTGCAATTTTTAACAATCTAACTTTGGTAACTGACAATGTGAAAGATTTTAAATATCTAAATGAACTTAAAATCGAAAACTGGTTCGAAAGAAAGTAA
- a CDS encoding NAD(P)/FAD-dependent oxidoreductase, with product MKEFDVVVIGGGPAGGQTARSLAKKGHNVLLVERYDNFSLNNFSSAGMTLEPLNEFDLPESVIGAYWKDLVIQCTKKAYTWQGKTNKGVVLNFQKLREFLADETIKFGGNVWMGHKYLSKDVQKEVVLVELLNTATSENITIKTKLLVDATGPLRKVMYDAKEEQPEMVLGSGTEYEIEVSQEIYDQFKDKLLFFLGHKWSIKGYSWIFPMENRILKVGAGKTHLTSLNQEKTDKTTRKITEKIISEYVKATDYKIIDKHGGIIRYSRGLKDKFYHNKVVGVGDAVSAINPRGGEGIRYAMQTADLASTYIDKYLKTGEENFENYRKYWRRKKLLKWSLSEFSGRRMYSRYTDAQVENRVKFFYDNFNIDEMIASLFNFKYTKPFTRLFQYSFIKLSYLFKKEKF from the coding sequence ATGAAAGAGTTTGATGTAGTTGTAATTGGTGGAGGACCTGCAGGAGGACAAACAGCCAGAAGTTTAGCCAAAAAAGGGCATAATGTTTTATTAGTAGAGCGTTATGATAATTTTTCTCTAAATAATTTTTCTAGTGCAGGAATGACTTTAGAGCCTTTAAATGAATTTGATTTGCCAGAATCTGTCATTGGTGCTTATTGGAAAGATTTGGTAATTCAGTGTACAAAAAAAGCCTACACTTGGCAAGGAAAAACGAACAAAGGTGTTGTTTTAAATTTTCAAAAATTACGTGAGTTTTTAGCTGATGAAACAATAAAGTTTGGTGGAAATGTTTGGATGGGACACAAATATTTGTCCAAAGATGTTCAAAAAGAGGTAGTTCTTGTAGAGCTTTTAAATACAGCAACTTCAGAAAATATTACCATAAAAACAAAACTCTTAGTAGATGCAACTGGACCTTTAAGAAAAGTAATGTACGATGCTAAAGAAGAACAGCCAGAAATGGTTTTAGGAAGTGGAACTGAATATGAAATTGAAGTTTCGCAAGAAATTTACGATCAATTTAAAGATAAATTACTTTTTTTCTTGGGTCATAAATGGTCTATAAAAGGGTATTCTTGGATTTTTCCTATGGAAAACAGGATCTTAAAAGTTGGTGCTGGTAAAACACATCTTACCTCATTAAATCAAGAGAAAACCGATAAAACTACAAGGAAAATTACTGAGAAAATTATATCAGAATATGTAAAAGCAACAGACTATAAAATTATCGATAAACATGGTGGAATAATTAGATATAGCAGAGGCTTAAAAGATAAATTTTATCACAATAAAGTAGTAGGAGTTGGAGATGCAGTTTCAGCAATAAATCCTAGAGGAGGAGAAGGAATTCGTTATGCAATGCAAACAGCAGATTTGGCATCAACTTATATTGATAAATATTTAAAAACTGGCGAAGAAAACTTCGAAAATTATAGAAAATATTGGCGAAGAAAAAAGTTGCTAAAATGGAGCTTAAGCGAATTTTCTGGCAGAAGAATGTACAGTAGATATACAGATGCACAAGTAGAAAACAGAGTTAAATTTTTCTACGACAATTTTAATATTGATGAAATGATTGCAAGTCTATTCAATTTTAAATATACCAAACCTTTCACACGCCTTTTTCAGTATAGTTTTATAAAATTATCCTATTTATTTAAAAAGGAGAAGTTTTAA